The Sphaerodactylus townsendi isolate TG3544 linkage group LG02, MPM_Stown_v2.3, whole genome shotgun sequence DNA segment gcccccgcaggagaaGCGACTCCGCGCGgaaccgcctcttcccccttctccgctACTCGCATGATAATCTCCGTGTCGTCGCCACCCTTTGGCCGTGGAAGCCCAGCCcgcactgccctccgacccctggagatgggaggacagtgtgggcggggcttccacggccagcaggcgacgatggCGAAATTGTCTGTAGCCAATTGAAAGACAGCATTCTTCCATTTGAAGCGGTTCGCACTTAGCCGCCAGGAAGGCAACTtcccctctaacaacaaccctttaaagggttgttgtttagggcgaaAGCATCAAACGCCCTGAAGCTGTCGGGCGGCGCTATCAGGTTGCAGCAAAGCGCCGGGGCTAATCTTGGCAGCCTGGTACAAgaaggcggcgtttttaccgcccccaggccgtcgtttttgggccgtgcggaaacggccagagaaagaaaagacaagcaaGATTTTGTTCGAAGAATGGACAGTATAGCTATCAGAATACATGCAGATGGATAAACTATCGACTCGCCTGAAAGAGCTACTGTGGAAGAAGTACCTAAAGACTTGGGAAGCATATATACATTATATGGAGAagaactgtaaaaacaaaattattgGAAAGTATACAAGAGAATAGAAGACGAAATTAGTTGtggaatttatttaaaatacagaataaatgttgttaaaaatggaatttatttatttattcattcattcaatcgatttggtaaactgccctacccccgaaggactcagggcggtgtacaaacatGATAAccaatacaatgtaattaaaaagacacagatcgaataatcccaattgaaacaataaatacacCTTAATAGATTACATCTTAATAGATTACTTATTGGATATCAGTTAGGGTATTAATTAAGGGGAAGTCCCAAATAGTTTATGAATGTAAAAGTGATTATGTATGTAAATTAGGTAGATTATGTATGTAAATTAGGTGGAAGGGAAGTAGTAAAATAGGCAAAATAACAAGGGGTGATAATTGGAATCGGGGTAGGCATGGGTGGAGAGAAATAAGATAGAGGGTGAAGGgtagataccctgtttctcttaaaataagacatcccctgagaataagacatagtagaggttttgctgaagtgctaaatataaaacatccccgaaaggaagacgtagcaaagtttttgtttggaagcatgcccgtcgaacagaacaccagagcatgcagctgtagagtggaaaaataagacatcctaagaaaataagacatagcgcatctttgggagcaaaaattaattataagacactgtcttatttttggagaaacacgatAGTTACAGGAATGTAACTAGAAGGAACTTGTGCAAGACGTAAATTAcgatttagatagatagatagatagatagatagatagatagatagatagatagatagatagatagatagatagatagatagatagatagatagatagatagatagaaagaaagaatgtGAAATTAGTTATGAGGAATAAGGAATGAGATAGATAATAATCGAGTGATTAATTACTGTTGTATACAAAGAATGTGTATATGTAAACTGATTAATAAGGTAATATGGTTAAATTTGATTAACAAAATGTTATATTACCTAGAAAAACCAAAGAACTATAATACACATGTTACTAGTTGCTGATGTAAGTTGATGTAAGTGTGAGATGttaaaacaaatgtaataaaactttttttaaaaaagacaagcaAGATTTTGTTAACCATTCCTTCATAGCGGGTGAAGAAAACCATCCTTTGAGATGCTCCTTATGGTCATTAATGTATACATGTGTTTAATATCATTTGAAGCcttaaagcaagaaaaaaacacaactgtGCAACGGAGAGAATTACATCTCACTATGACAAACCTCTGAAGATtacagccatagatatgggcaaaatgttaggagcaaaaactacaaaaccaaggccacacagccgggaaaaggCACAACCGCCAGTTGATTCCGTCTACAAAAGGTTTcgacagtacaaaaaaaaaaaaaaacctactgaaGGGCTGTTTTGGCCACGCACTTCGAATTGTAATGATAATGGAcaaaagagaactttttcttcctctcccataataATAGATCTTCAGGGCACCCAATTAAGTTTATGGAccatagattcaggacagacaaaaagaaacacTGCTTTATTCAATGAATAATTCATTTGTCAAGTTCACCGCCAGACAACACAGTGATGCCAATGAGCATgagggctttaaaaggggattagactcAGAGAAGATGGGTCCATTCAGCTACTGTCCTTGGTGAAAAAATGGACTTCCACATCtagagacagtaaacctctgaatattagTGATTggaggaaacatcaggggaaggacGTCCTCTGTGCTCTGTTAGTTGACCCTCCAGAGCAAGTGGTTGgccatatcagcagagtttaaagcggagctactctaataagatgagaagatctatagtcttcttgtactcactgcagcctcctaccactcttggaaaagaatactctccacacaagatgttctttccataggaaggttttactttggcagttgcaaggttacacaagtctaatCTATacagactataatactatacagaactcttcagcaataacaaagttcaacatacaCTGAACTTAACTCAGTCTCTAACTCTATacatacatccaactggatatTTTTCTCTgcccaggcatcagcctctcattggtccagagttacagttgaattcaccaatcacgttaaaggttaactgttccttcgcccctagactgactgtttCCGGCCTTTGGGGTTGgacaaacttctgctaacttgaaatgaccctttagtgaactttgtgtgtgtgtttgtgtgtgtataatgaCAGGCCATTGTGTGACGAAGGATGCTTGGTCTGATCTAACGGGGCTTATCTTGTGTTCTTAGATCCAGTCAGTGCATGAGTCAGGAGACTTCCTCTGTTCAGAGGAACTTTGCTATTCTATAAAGTACGTATACGGTGTTGCTACATTACAGGATGATAATGAATCTctgggctccttggaggaagggcgggataaaaatgtgacgaACCCCATCAAGACAGCACACTTACTTATATATAAGTCTTGTCGAATTCAGCAGGACTTACTTCTGGGTCATGCCATGTTCCTTGAGGTTCCCTGTACATGTAGATTCCATGTAAGTTCCATGTACAGAAATGTGCATGGTCCTGTAGATTGTACAAAGCTTTTGATATAGACCAGTTGTACTTTTATTCAAGCAGAGGTGAAGCAAGTGTGCTTGAAAAAGTGTACCTCTGCTTAGAATTGTCCCGCTAATTACTTACCTGAGTTCATGGCTGAAGTGAGTTATATACTATTGGGGAATTTATAGCTTACAGCTCATTCTCTCCCCCATTATAATCCGCTCCGGCTTCTAGAGTTGTCAAAATGCTCCCAGAGTTGTTATGGCTCCATTCCTTTCCTtagcaaaatatatatatcatGGGTTGGCAAAAAGGAATGTCTTTTTTGGCAAAGAACACAGATGTCAAGAACTGGTGCCATGGGAGGCGCGAAGAGATGGTACTTCGCCCCATAATTAATTTTGTCTGAGAATGTAGCTTATGCAGCACTTGCCAAATTAGAATTATCCAAATTGTCCTTGGAGATGCTTAAATCTCTAGAACATTGGCTCAATTTAGCAAAACtgctctgtaagtggaaacaGTCCCTCTGTTTGCAAGTCCGTTTGGCATACAGTAATGcttgatgggggggtgggggtggcagcttgGAGGCAAATACCATCTTTGACCCTCCTGCACCGCCTCTCCATCACATGAACATCACCAAAGAGACCATTAGCTTTGGCAGCATGGATCACTTTGGAGAAGAGTGTACGTGTGTGGGGAAgaatttgtttacttatttatttcaaacaattTTATATTGATTCTGACTAAACCTTagggagtggggaaccaaagagGATCTAAAATAGCTTCATCAACAGTCACATCGAAAAATTGGAAGGTACAGTCCTAAACATAAAATTATAATATATTATTGCATCTAATACTCTTTAACAGAAATTGTCCTTTCCAAAAGATATGTTTTTCTAAAGGCTATAGGAGGGATGGAGCCAAAAGTTTTATGGAAAATAATtccaagccagcgtggtgtggtggttaagagtggtggactcgaaggtggagaaccaggcttgactccccactcctctacaaagcctgttggatgatcttgaactagttgcagttctctcagaactctctcagccacatcaacctcacaaggttttaGTTGAtcgttttagttgatagttccatgggaatgtcaactcaatgcatggcagctgtgaaaaaggcaaactctatgctggggataattaggaaaggagttgataacaaaactgcaaggattgtcatgcccttatataaagcagtggtgtgacagcacttggagtactgtgttcagttctggtcgccacatctcaaaaaggatatcgaagagatagaaaaagtgcagagaagggcaacgaggatgattgaaggattggagcaccttccttatgaggagagactgcagcgtttgggaactctttagtttggagaggagacgtcctgagggggataatgattgaagtctataaaattacatgcatggggtagaaaatgttgacagagagaaattttttctctctttctcctggcaatactagaaaccaggggcattcattatgaaatgctggggaagaattaggactaatgggtaaaggaaacacttcttcacgctataacgtgtgagtggtgtttggaatattatGCTACACACAcagaaggaggtgggggtggccactaacccgggatagctttaaaaggggagcttgacacagattttatggaggataagtcaatctatggctaccaatcttgatcctccttgatctcagattgcaaatgccttagcagaccaggtgctcaggagcagcagcagcagaaggccattgctttcacatcctgcatgtgagctcccaaaggcacctggtgggccgctgcgagtagcagaatgctggactagatggactcgggtctgatccagcaggctagttcttatgttcttaaggtgtctgttgttgcaGTGGGAGGGTaggggattgtaagccactttaagactcctcaaaggcagaaaagtggggtataaagatTCTTTATACAGACAGGGTTTGCCATTGTCGTCTTCTGCAGAGTGTTCCTTGgtaagtactgaccctacttagcttttgagatctgggcTATACTATGCCACCTCCCTCCCGACTAGTAGCACTTCTGGGTATACATGGGTATGTTCAGGCTGTCCAACTTTATGTATGAGACTTGCTTGACAGAGCGTTTGGTGTTGTGCACAAGGAATCTCATAGATCAAGTGCAGAAATACAGGGAAATGTTGCATTCTGGTGTCAGAGATCACGTGGGCCCAGAGCACGGAATACCAACTGACAGACACCATGTGGAATTTCTGTTAAACTGGGTGGGAATGCATACAGCAGCTGCCTAGTCGCTTTTGTTGCCAGTCCTTTTGTAGAATTTAGGACTGGGCCATTTTCAGCGGGTAAAATATCCCATTGGGGCTCCTGGCACTTGAGCATGTGTTCGATGGCTGAGTCTGCTCTAATCGGTTCCTGTACCAGATATGCTTGGTGGTTGCTTTGGGAGTGTATGAATTACATGAAAACAGGCCAGATGGCATTTTGCATTCATGTTTACTTGGGAGGAAGCTCCTCCAAAATCAGGTAGCTTTACTTCCCAGTAAATTGATATAGGAGCAGCCTGCAAGTTGTTTACGTATTTACTACTTTTTTATGCTGCCCTTTGTCCAAGGATATTCAGGGCAGCGgacatcatttccccctcctccattttatccttccaaccctgtgagataggttaggcctCAGTGTGtgactgcagaggcgtagcaagggggggaagtgtccagtgcactggtgcatcctccgtccCCGCtacgccccaccacacccccacaggggcgcttgcccggtgcatcgcacgcacccccatccccttggagctacgcctctgtgtgactggcctaaggtcacctagtgtaaaggattcaatggtgttgatggtgaagtaaccttgagtgcattccacagcccgggcgatgggccagcttcatcggcggagactttatctttgcgcgggagatgaggactccgttcccatgggaagcaggaggggggatggggtgaatggtgttataacctgtgcttctggcgggaagtgtcattcctgccactacgtgtacgtgagctttctaagatgtcttaataaacggacttttacacccaaaaagccttttatttctgcttctacgGACCCTCCAGAGAATTCCTTACACCTAGTGAGCTAGTGAATTCCTtacacctagtgagcttccacggcagagtagggatttgaacccatgttTCCTATACAGTGATGAATGGAAGGGAAACTGCGCTCGGGACATGAACTACCCACGCGCCCCGCAACTGCAATcgtggcgcctggggcaagccaccccagatgtccccattgcatctctgCCTCTGTTCCCATTTGGTAGTCCGACACATTAACTGTTACACCAAAGTTGAGTTCACGTTCTTTATTGCTGTGTTGGGATAGCAATGAATCTCCAGACAAGAACCGAAGATGAACCATGCAGTTTTCTGTGGCAAGGTTGAGCTGTTAAATAGGATAAATAATGTGACATTAGAGCCCCCCACCAAATAATCAAGGTACCCCTCGTTCCCTAAAACAAAGTGGATAAAAGAGCATGAAAGATTACAACTACAATTTCACACTAAGCCAAGGGCAGCAATGTATTTActgagtgtatatatatatatattatcatACTCTTCCTTcttggagaaacaaacccatggCACAGCAAAAGAACCTCATTTGATGGCGCAGAGTCATGCAGGTGAGTTTATCACTCAGAGATCCAAATGTCAAGTGATGGCTGAGCTGTGCAAAACACCACAAACAAGCCTAAGAGCTAGGGTTGTTTAATGGTTAGTGGGTCATACTAGGATGGGGAGACCAACTGTCCACATGGTTGTGAAGCTCACCctcaaggaaagggggagggaaagggacccCACAGGTTGCAAGTGAAACATCCCTTCCCTCTGTAAAACCAAACAATGAACCGTTATTGTGTTGAGTTATGAGGacgggggagggtggcatggtgATCTCGTctgctaaggagggtcagcccttGGAattgagaccaccaaggaaaactctaaAGAATTGGGCAGTGgccattcatagaatcatagagttggaagagccaccaagtccaaccccctgcaattcaggaacacacaatcaaaattcatgtctgcttctcgcttgccttgaaagcctcttgctggggtgtCACCGTAAGATTGCTGTGATTGGATGGCACTTGACTCACTCAAGTTATAGGAAGGCAATGCAGGGATACAGGGCGCAAGTGATCTGCTACCAAAAGCAGGCTCCAGAGCCGATCTCTGTTGAGACCTGGCTTAGCTCATCGTTTGGAAATGGCCGTAAAATTAAGTCCCGATTATTCCCATTTCGCAGATGGAGAAACTCGCCCTTGCTGGCCGAATAGATCTTGTGAGTTAGTGTTTGCCTGTTCAGCTGTTATTTCTTGAGATTTGTGTTGGGAAGGGCAGCCGGCTTCGCCTGTGTTGCATCTCAGAAGGACGGACAGATCTGGGTCCATTTGTTGCAAGGAAATCTCTAAAGAAGCATTGTATGGTTAGGAGGCACTTTCCACAGTCAACTTGTGAAAGCCAGGCAGTTATGGGGTCAGGGGCTGGAGAAACTCACTGTGAGTTTTATGGAAAGGGTTATCAGTATAATCAAAAAATAAGCAACAATTTCTAGGAATGCATATGTAGGACTGCAGCCTGACCCTAGGATCAACAGCAAGGCTGAACTGAAGGAAATCCCACAGAGTCCACTAGCAAGTGTTGATCTGCAGTCCTCTGCAGTCTGCACATCAGGTTTGTGGAGAAGGAAAGTCCCACTGAAACCGGTGCGCTCCTCCCAAAGAGGTGCACAACGTTCCACTTAAACTCCCCGGGACTTCTGTCTGGGCTGTGAAATTTATGACAGGGGGAAAATGAACTCCTCTGCACAGTTGACCCACGGGAGCCAgctttttgggaaacagcagggcTTATTTCAGAGTAAACACTCACAGAACAGCACTGTCAAAGAATTCTTAAACACTCTTTTTAAAGGGGAGCAACGCAAAGTAGCCGAAGGAGAAGgcacctgtccccccccccccccccctctgcgtTCCCTTGCAGGCTGCTGCCTGCACCCACAACCCTGCGCCTGGGTTGAAGCCCTATTGGCCAAGGTGGCCCTTGCCTCCAAGCAAGAACAAACCCCCCGCCCCCGTCTACCTCCCTGTTACaacatctctctccccccactagggatgccagcctccaggtgggacctggggatcccccggaattacagctcctctccagcctctcctctcctggggcaaatggatgctttggaggtgggATTCCACCCCACCGAGGTCTCTGCCcctcttcccaggctccatccccaaaactcaACCTAAAactagcagcccccccccccccgtagtcAACCTTACCCCCTACCCCGAAAAGCGTCCGGAAGCGGCAGTCCCACCCGGGGCGCGTCCTTGGAGATCTCCGAGGCTGGAGCGGATCGGGCGAGCCCAGGCAGCGGCGGCCGGGGCCGGAGGTTCATGCACGCCGCCGCCAGCACAGGGGGCGGGGAAGCCCCAGGGGCTGGCCGCCGCTGTcgctcttggggtgggggagaaggatgGGACCGGGGCTGGGGAGCTGCCCAGCCGAAGGGAGCCGCCAGCGCCGGGCGAAGTCTCTCTGCGGCAGCCGGGAGGCGAGGGGCGGACGCGGGCGCCCCCCGCTCCGGCGCCCCCGGTGCCGCGCGCTTGCAGGCTGACCTCGCGGCCACCTCCGGGCGGCGTTTGCATGCTGCCGGGCCAGTGTAACCCGACCTGGGCCGCCCGAGGGGGCCTGCTGCTGGTGCGCCATTGCGCGCGGCTCTGGCCTCTCCGGCCCGGGAATCCGCTGCACGGCTCGGCTCGGCTcagctcccctcctcctcctcctcctctcctcctcctcctccccccgctgcaaatctcctcctttccctcccccctttcctgcaaacTGATCTTTGGCTCTTGGTGCGAAAGCGATTTGAATTTGGCTCGGCGGCGCTCTGCGCAGGCGTTGGGGGCTCGCTGGCATGCTGGTGCGGAGCAGCTGTTTGGGGTCTGGGATTCCAACATGGCAGAGGCTGCAGCCCGTCTCCCTTGCAAAAACTTGGAAGGATTTCAAAGCGGCGGCACCTTCGCTTAACCCGAGCCCCCGTCCATCAGCGGAGAGAGAGGATCGATGCTGCTCTCACCTACCGGGCTGCTGCAACAAACCTCCAGGTAAGAGCGCCTTCCATGGCTGCTTCcatccccccaacccccaaccccatgTTCtaaaattttaatataatttCATATGTATCCCAGGCGGCTTTAAATCCCCTGCGCGTGTTTAGGTATTAAACCTAAGTGGTGCCGTTGAAAAATGTGCATTTAGGTATAGGGGAACCCCTTTGcctgttctattattattattattattattatttctcctaAGCGCAGTGTGGAAAGTAAAAGAGAGACTGGATaggtctccctcccttccctggatCCTCGCTAGACAATGGTAGGGAGATTcaaatcttaaggattgggaaacaCCTTttaacccacccccccacccctttaagtGGGTCTCCTTTTTAAATTTGGTCTCCTTCCCACCCCAACTTCTACTTAAGGCAATAACGGTGCGGGTAAGATTTGATTAACTCTGTTCCGGGGCAAccaactttttattattattattattattaacaaaaaGGCAAATGAGTGCAAATAAGGAAACAAAAGTTGGGGTTCAATTGCGAGATCTTCGTGGAGGCTGGGGGCGTGCATAGAAGCTGATGCAGTGAAATGTAAGCGCATCACCATGAaccgcggcgggggggggggacacaccacGGTGGGCGTATTGTTGGCTTGCAACGGAGAGAAAGATGTATAATTTAATGGTATATACAATCCACTGATCCTATTACTATCCTCCCTGGAGCTCTTGTTAGTTTCAAtgggagtgagtgaaattgacatggactTGTATTCGTGGTCatgtgctctcccccccccccccccttccttctttcttctcttgtGATCTGAGATCCCTTTTTGTTGATGTTGCTTTCCCACTTAATTATATGCATGTAGGTTAAATGAATACCTGACGAAAGGGCCCACGTTTCAAGGCAGTGACATTTGAGAGCGGAGAGGAAAAGTGGTTTTAATGAAAAGCAACCTTTGGAATTCCTgcttgtgagagagagaaaaaatccagTCCAGCTATTTTTGTGCTGCCAGCAAGAAATGATCAGCAGCACCAGTGTTTATGGTATGTCCGTTTTGGGATCTACTTCCTTCTTTTGACATTCTCAGTGTTGTTTATTATTTTGCAtctccataatttttttttgtaaaaaaagagcaTGATGAAAACCTGGGAGGACTTTTGCATGTGAATTTGGCtcgagattaaaaaaaaaaagacgccTGACGTTTAACGGTAAAAGCTTCAACTGTATGAATAAGCAATCTGTGTTTGTCCACATTGTGCGTTTGTCATTTGTTTCTGATTTCTCCTTTCGGCCCGAGCATTACGGCGATGCTCGGTTGTAAGCTTAAAGTTGCATGTTACTAGCAGTGCGCTGTGTACACTCAAATAGTATGTAAATTAGGAAACTCGCTGActgtaaaagggggaggggaatccgTGCACCCATCTATCCATACACAGATAGTGTTTGCATTTTGTAAATCTTCAAGTAATAGTTGTCGACTGTGTTTTCTCTAAACTGCAGCTCATTTTTTTTTCCCGCTCAGGAATTTTTATGGGTTTTAGTTGGATGTGAAAAGAATGAAATGTTTCCTACAGGGACAATAACCAgccaacctcccctcccctccagttttCAGCAGTTCTACCGTGGCCTTGTATattttcctcccctctttccaTGTGTCTGCTTGTCACTGCTGTTTTGCACGATGCCTCGATGAAGCACTGGGACAAGCTTTTAAATGATCCCAAGAGGACACGCTctgcccttttttctttttaaagtgggGTGCGGAcgcaggggagaccggtgaaatCGAGCATGGATGATTTCAACGTTTTTTTCCGAGCGATGTACACAAGTCCAGGTACAGAAGTATTGAAAACTATAACAGCCAGTTGTGTTTTTGAGCCCATTTgccctaccccccaaaaaatcaggaATCGGAGGTGGGGTAGAGAGAGGGGGATATACTCACTTTTCATAGCATGTGGCAGAAACAAATAAGGACTGAGGGAAAGGTCCTGACAGGGAGGAGGGGACAGCCGTGGATCTTTCATAACAACAGGAATCTGCCTTCACCGAAAAGTGGAGAGAATCGTGCCCAACATGTTCTCGTAGGCTGATGCTGTAGTTGTCCAAAGTAGCTTGGCACTGCTGTGACAATAGGTCTGATTctctgactgattttttttttgtatgtgtgcattTTAAACTTGTTGACTTTGAGGCGGTTGATATGACCACTGTTTATTTGAAAAGCCCATGATTTGCCCCGAGACTTGTTTTAAGGGTGCTGAGGGGGAGTGGGGGACCCactgcttttttccccccccccccccccccgctcgcttttcttttctttcctttcctagaGCTGATGGAGCGAATGTGATTGCCAGATGggagatttccctctgtgatgttAAAGCTGTAATATATATTCACAGCAGATTGGACCTGCTGCTTGTGATGAGGATATTACATTTATAAATTTTAAATCGGGAATTGGATAGTGTGTGCTGAGAGCTGAAATTGGATGGGGTGGTTGGTAGCCACTGTTTAAATGCAATTTCTtggtgatgataatgataattctAATAGGTGTAATATACAGTAAACATGGCTGGGCTGCCCCTCTTTGTATATTGCATGTCACTTGtctacctccccctccccatgtgccCTATTCTCGTTTTTTTCCCACCCCTCATTCCTAGTTCTTAATTTCCTAGTAGAATATCTTAGCCAGCAGAGTGGATTTGAAAACAGTccagtttgggggaagggagagagatatCAGTTCTGTATCTGAagtaaaaaggaataaaatacaaCTCCCCCAAATTATGCAGTCGGTGATTGTCAGCAGAGGTACCTGCTTGCTGTTGCTGTCTTGTCAGCGGCTGAATTCTCCCCAGAATCGAGTTGCACTCCACCAATTCTGGTGGTGCTGTGAATTAAAAAGTGTGTTTGTGGTCAGGAAATGAAAGCGACcctgtatatttgtgtgtgccttTTGAATGAGCTGTTTATGAAGGGGTGGAGGGACAGCTATCAGGCAGCCAACTTGACACAGTGATGCTCCAGAAAACAAAGTTAGGCCCAACTTCGGGAAGATGCTTTCAAGTCATCCCCAACTCCAAATCTCACATGTAgaaatctggggggaaaaaatcatattttttaaTATCAACTTGTACTTGCTTAAAATCTCTTTCAGGGAGTGATAAA contains these protein-coding regions:
- the LOC125426100 gene encoding cuticle collagen 2-like — encoded protein: MQTPPGGGREVSLQARGTGGAGAGGARVRPSPPGCRRETSPGAGGSLRLGSSPAPVPSFSPTPRATAAASPWGFPAPCAGGGVHEPPAPAAAAWARPIRSSLGDLQGRAPGGTAASGRFSGDFLATNGPRSVRPSEMQHRRSRLPFPTQISRNNS